TAACTGCTTTTGCGATGGTATCAAATGATGATGTAGTAACTTTACTTGCAAATGATGAATACATAAAAAACATCAAAGTTAGTGATATTACAAAGGTGCCTAAGAAAAATTTAGGTAAAAAACTTTTTGAACAATTCAAATATAAAGAACTAATTGTTAAAGATGCAGAAGTTACAAGTTCAAAATCTGAAATTTTTGTTAAAAACGAAAATAACGAAATAATAGTTGAATTAGTAAAAAATTATCCTCTTACTAACACATCAGAAGGATTCAAAAAAATCAAAATTGAAAAACCAATTGCTATTTCTTTTAAAACTCAATCAAACGCTAATTTAAATCAAAATATCAAAATGGAATATGAAAAAGAAAGCAAAGTAGAAAATAAAATGTTTGAAAAAGCTGAGAAAGAAATAGATGTTCTTTCTCTGGATATTGATTCAATCTTGAAAAAATTAAAAATTTAATAAGAAGGCCTTTTTTGCAGGCTTTTTTATTTTTTTCTATTTTATATTAAAATATATAGATATTTAACTAGGAATATATTAAGGAGAAAAATGAAGTTAATTATTTTTAGTGATATTCATGAAGATGGTTTTACTGCAGAAGAATTTATTAAAAAAGAAATTAAGGCTGCTAAAGCTAAAAATGAAGAATATCTAGTTATTAATGCAGGAGATAGTCAATTACCTGATGAATGAGTTGAAAAACACTTTGATTATTATGTTAAAGGCTTAGAAGACAAAGACAGTAAATTTGAAAAAACCATTCAATTTACTATTGGTGAAAAAAATGAAAAATCATTAAATTTTGTTTTAACTCATGGAAGCGATTTAACAGAAGAACCCGTTTTTCTAATAATGGAATCAAAAATGCCTAAAATTTTTCAGAAATTTGCAGAGAAAAACAATATAACTACAAAAAGAAATTGTTTTATTTTCGGTTTTTCACATTATCCAATGGATGTTAATTTAAAAAATGAAACATATATTATTAATCCTGGATCAGCAACACTGCCAAAAAATGGATCAGTAGCAACATATGCTGTTGTTGATTTTGATGAAAAAGAGCAGGTTATCAAAAACGTTAAATTTAACAACACATCAATTTTAAATGATTATGATGAAATGCATATAGTGCATATTTAGAGGTGAATATGGAACAAGAGACAAAAAGAAAATTTTTATTTGCCATTGATTTAGACGGGACATTGTTAGCATCTTCATCTACAGGTGAAATTCATGAAAAAACCTTGAATGCAATTCAAAGAGCTAAAAACGAAGGTCATGTTATTTGTATTTTGACAGGACGTCCATGAAGAAGTACTAAACCAATTTATGAAAGATTAGGATTGGATACAATTGTTGCTAACTACAATGGCGCGCAAATTCACAATCCTAAAGATGAGAATTTTATTCCTTACATTAAATATCTTGATCTAAATGAAATGTTATACGTTCTTGGAGATCCAAAAGTTGCAGCAGAAATTTCTAATGTTGCAATTGAAGGACCTGGATGAGTTCAATTGCAAAAAAGAGACAAAGATTTAGAAAGCGTTTTTGGATTCAGAGAAAGTCCAAAATTCGTTGTAGGAATTAATTACAACAAGATTCCACTTAAGCCAACAGGAATTATATTTGATGTTAAAAAAACAACAAATGTTGAAGAATTAAGAGCTTATTTGAAAAGAAAATATGGTGATTTAGGGGAATTTTCTTATTGATCAAAAGGTAAAGGATTGACACCAGTTTTTGATATTACCAATGTTTCGGTTAACAAAGGAAGAGCTTTAAGCTTATTATGTCGTTATTACAACATTGAACTAGAAAATACAATTGCGCTTGGCGATGGTTTTAATGATGTTCCTATGTTCAAAGTTGCCAAAATTTCAGTTGCAGTTGGGAATGCATCTTCTGATGTTAAAAAATATGCAACGGTAAGATTGAGAAAACACAATGATGAAGGTGCAGTTGGTGAATTTATTGAAAGAATTCTTAACGAACCTGAAAAAACAATAGAAAAAAGTAACCAAGTATTACAAAGAATGATGAAACAACGTTCATCATTTGATAGCGAAGATGAATAAAAATCAGTTTATAATTTTGCCTAATTTGACTTTTTTAAAGGATAAGAAAATCATAGGAATTGATGAGACTGGAGTTGGAGATTATTTTGGTCCCATTGTTTCGTGCGCTGCTTTTATTCCTCTAAAGAATATAGAAAATGTAAAAGCTTTAGGTATTAAAGATAGTAAAAAAATAGCAGACAAAAAAATTTTAAAAATAAGTGATGAATTGAGTAAACTTGTTTATTATTCAATTCATCACTTATCTCCGCAGGGATACAATTCACTAAATAAAATCTATAACTCAAACGAATTAAAAATGTTTTCGCATTTAAACGCGATTCAAAAATTACAAGAGAGATTAGAAATAGATTACATATTTATTGATCAATATTCAACATTAAATAGTATTGAAAAATATTATGAAACTTTTATGTCTAAAAATTGAGCAAATTTAAAACCATTTAAAACTCAAGTTCTTTTAAGTACTAAGGCTGAAGATATAGATTTAAGTGTTGCAGTTGCTTCTGTTTTAGCAAGAGGATATTTTTTAAGATATATGAAAGATATGAACGAAAAATATAATATTGAATTTCCTCTAGGAGCAGGCAAAAAGGTCAAAGAATTTGTACAAGAATTTAATAAAAAAAATTCTGTAGACACATTAAATAAAGTTGCAAAAATGCATTTTAAAATAAACAAATAAGTGAAAAACAAATCACTTATTTTTTTAAATTTGTGATTTTTTTATTTTTGTATAAAAAAATAAAAAAGGGTTTAAAATTGTGATATGAAAAATTTAGCTAATGAACTCCGTCCACAAACTTTAGATGAAATAATAGGACAAAAACATGTGATTGAAACTTTGAAAAAAGTGGCCAAAAATAAATTAAACACAAGTTTTATTTTTTTTGGAGAAAGTGGCACAGGTAAAACCTCTACAGCAATTGCATTAGCTAATGATATTGGATATTCTTATGGATTATTTAACGCTACTTTACATTCGAAAAATGACCTATTAAAATTGTTAAAAGAACATGATGTTGTTATTATTGATGAAATACACCGACTAAATAAAGATAAGCAAGATATTCTTCTTTCTTATTTGGAATCAGATTTGACAATAGTTTATGCAACAACAACGGAAAATCCTTATTTTAGAGTCAATCCAGCGTTAAGAAGCAGAATGCAGATAAGGCAGTTTAATAAACTTTCAGAAGATGATATTTTTCAAGGGCTAAAACTAATTCTAGAGAAACATTTTTCTCATTTAGAAATTGAAGATGATGTATTAAAAAACTTAGTGAAATTTTCAAATGGTGACTATCGTAATTCAATTAATAATCTACAATTAATTTCTTTATTGTCAGATGATAAAAAAATTACAGAAGATAATTTGAAAAAGTTTATACCTAATATTAATTTTTATAGTGATATGGATTCCAATGCTCATTATAATAATTTATCCGCTTTTCATAAGTCACTAAGAGGTAGCGATGTGGATGCTGCCTTGTACTATGGTAGTTTGATTTTAAAAACTGGAGATTATCAGGGTTTATATAGAAGACTAATTTGTGTCGCTTATGAAGATGTTGGTTTAGCAGATCCTAATCTAGCTTTAAGAATATCAACGGCGTTTGATAATGTTGAAAAATTAGGATTTCCAGAAGCAAATTTACCAATTTACTATTCAATAATTTCTGCTGCTTTAGCACCTAAAAGTAATTCTGTTTATTTAGCTTTGAGCAAAGTTCAGAATTTTATAGACCAAGGAAATATTTACGAAGTCCCAAAACATTTGCGTG
This Mycoplasmopsis columbina DNA region includes the following protein-coding sequences:
- a CDS encoding metallophosphoesterase family protein; amino-acid sequence: MKLIIFSDIHEDGFTAEEFIKKEIKAAKAKNEEYLVINAGDSQLPDEWVEKHFDYYVKGLEDKDSKFEKTIQFTIGEKNEKSLNFVLTHGSDLTEEPVFLIMESKMPKIFQKFAEKNNITTKRNCFIFGFSHYPMDVNLKNETYIINPGSATLPKNGSVATYAVVDFDEKEQVIKNVKFNNTSILNDYDEMHIVHI
- a CDS encoding replication-associated recombination protein A, producing the protein MKNLANELRPQTLDEIIGQKHVIETLKKVAKNKLNTSFIFFGESGTGKTSTAIALANDIGYSYGLFNATLHSKNDLLKLLKEHDVVIIDEIHRLNKDKQDILLSYLESDLTIVYATTTENPYFRVNPALRSRMQIRQFNKLSEDDIFQGLKLILEKHFSHLEIEDDVLKNLVKFSNGDYRNSINNLQLISLLSDDKKITEDNLKKFIPNINFYSDMDSNAHYNNLSAFHKSLRGSDVDAALYYGSLILKTGDYQGLYRRLICVAYEDVGLADPNLALRISTAFDNVEKLGFPEANLPIYYSIISAALAPKSNSVYLALSKVQNFIDQGNIYEVPKHLRDSHYAAAKKLGDGIDYLYPHNFPNSIVKQDYLPKEIRNINFFEFKENDLDKLKQYYEQIKNLKEKHEH
- a CDS encoding Cof-type HAD-IIB family hydrolase, which produces MEQETKRKFLFAIDLDGTLLASSSTGEIHEKTLNAIQRAKNEGHVICILTGRPWRSTKPIYERLGLDTIVANYNGAQIHNPKDENFIPYIKYLDLNEMLYVLGDPKVAAEISNVAIEGPGWVQLQKRDKDLESVFGFRESPKFVVGINYNKIPLKPTGIIFDVKKTTNVEELRAYLKRKYGDLGEFSYWSKGKGLTPVFDITNVSVNKGRALSLLCRYYNIELENTIALGDGFNDVPMFKVAKISVAVGNASSDVKKYATVRLRKHNDEGAVGEFIERILNEPEKTIEKSNQVLQRMMKQRSSFDSEDE
- a CDS encoding ribonuclease HIII, with product MNKNQFIILPNLTFLKDKKIIGIDETGVGDYFGPIVSCAAFIPLKNIENVKALGIKDSKKIADKKILKISDELSKLVYYSIHHLSPQGYNSLNKIYNSNELKMFSHLNAIQKLQERLEIDYIFIDQYSTLNSIEKYYETFMSKNWANLKPFKTQVLLSTKAEDIDLSVAVASVLARGYFLRYMKDMNEKYNIEFPLGAGKKVKEFVQEFNKKNSVDTLNKVAKMHFKINK